In the Perognathus longimembris pacificus isolate PPM17 unplaced genomic scaffold, ASM2315922v1 HiC_scaffold_5665, whole genome shotgun sequence genome, CATCTTAGTTAATAATCACTTTATTACCTTTTCATCTTTcgttatttacattttcttcttaatatttGCACACCTTTAAAAGACTGTCTAGcccatttcttaaatatttaaaattatatttagattTGAAGTTTTTTTAGTtactcataaaatatttaattacacCAGTTAGTCTGTGTACAATGAAAACAATGTAAGAAAAACAGATTGAAGAATTTCACTTTGTTCAGTCTTTCACGAAATATTTCCCTGCCCATTTCCACACATGTCTAGCTGCCTGTACATGTCTGGAATTGTCAGTGTATAACTGCTGGGTGAACACGGCCCCCCTAGAAGGATGCAGTAGAAGCCAACGAAGTAAAGACTGCTTGTTAAAAAGCAGATTGTATTGTTGCTTGAACTGCATACTTTTTAGCTTTATTTGACAATCACATAACTCTGATAAACatagaggagggaaaaaaaactccTTTAGTAACTCTTAGAAGACAGAAGTGAGGAGCATGTGTCGGACCTGGCACATTTGCTCAGCATGTAGCACCAGGCGTAGCTTGTGGGGTAATTCAGTTCCTACTGGACTCATTCAGGGCATTGAACCATCTTCTTTCCTTTAGCAGTAGTAGAAGCTAGTTTGGTGCCTGGATGGTCATCTTTTAGAACTGCAAACCAGGGACGATTAGGTCTAGTGGACGGTAGAGCAGTTAGGAGAGAGAGAGTCTCTGAGGTCCGTTTGTGTCAGCACTGCAGTGATTTGCTTCTCTGGTTTTAAGGAGATCTTTTAGACCTGTAGGAAGAGGAAATATGGATGTTGGGTATCAAAGACCCTTGTTTCAGTCGTGTTTCTACTTAAACATACTGAGTTCATAGGGTAACCCACAGATCTTAAAGTAAAAGGTTTGGTGAGTTTTCCTGCAGCTACATAGTCATCATGAACTATaggggctgcttttttttttttttgccagtcctgggccttggactcggggcctgagcactgtctctggcttctttttgctcaaggctaccattctgccacttgagccacagagccacttctggccgttttctgtatatgtggtgctggggaatcgaacccagggcttcatgtatacaaggcaagctctcttgccactaggccatattcccagccccggggctgcTTTTTTATACCAGAAAAGGGTTGGGGGAAATGTGGCAGCATTGCTTGAATAGTTATAGTTCTATGTCAAGGATGAAGTTATTTGCTGCCCCCTTTAAACAAGTGCCGCATAACAGCactccattgtatatataaatgtagttCGGAAAGGGCATCATAgtgataatatttttaatgtaaggaTCTCATAGCAAAGGCTGATATTTCTAACTTGCCAAGATTCCCTTTTCCCAAAGAACAGCTTTTCAAGCAGCAGACCTACCTTTCTTTGCTAACAGCTTTCAGTAATTTCTTGGTGGCCTTGGATTCTGGATTCAAGcattgtttctttccatttttcatagTAGCACTGTAGAAGTAAATGGTAGAAATATTTAGGATAATGTAGGCACAACAGAACATTCACTACCCAGTTCCCCAGTTGGACACTTTTCACCctaaatatttctctctcttctgtaGTTGTTTTAGAATCATCGCAAGCCCTTTACTGACCTTTTGTGGTGAATACGTCATCACAGCTAGGAAAGTGGCCAGCGGGTGGGGGCGTACTTACATGATTTCAACATGTGGACAGGAGAGACTCTGAGGGATAATTTCAACTTTTTCTAAGGTCTTTGGGTGCACGGACCGCGTGCTGACGTCGATGCAGTGGCAGCGCACGGTTCTCAAGTGAGGAATTCCTGCggggaaacaggcagagctgggtcGGTTAGCACAGTGCCTCTTTCTAGGTATGCGACGCAGCCTGAGTCGAACTTGAGTCCAGAGCCCGTGTTGTCACGGCGTCTCCTAACCCCTTTGTAACATGGGTCTGAACAGCGTCATAGCTGATGATCTGGAAGGAGGGAATTGCAACTTGACTGTGATCCCCTCCCCACCGTGCTGCTTGTATTATTAAACTTAGGGAGGGAAGTATCTGTTTCTTATCCTGTCCTTCTTCCCCTTCAGTTTTGCTCTCAaactcctttttgtttgtttcctcttctttctcatgCTCATTGTACTTCTTTCTCTCACGTTAGCCATTCATAGGAACTATGAACAAAGAGAACTTCTGCTTATTTCCCAGTCATTTATAGGAACACAGTGAAAGTCACAAATACATTACTTCTATATTTTTAGAATTTGTACCCAGCCTTACTCCTGGTTTTATAAAGTAAATATCCTTTGATATTTCTTACCTTGAATCCCATTCAGAGTCAGGATGATAAGGCAGAAAGTAAGAATTCCAGTTTGGCTCATGGTGCTGGGATGTGAAGTTCTTCTGTGTTAAGCTCAGAATGTGTCTCACAAAGCACTGAGCAGTATTTATCTGTAAAATCACTTTCCCTTCCCAACTCTGATTGGATAACATTACAGTTGAGTCAGCAAAACCTGCCACCTTGGGGAAAATTTCTTGTTACAAAATCAaacgttttatttttatttattgtgttcttAGAGTAACGGaatttccctctgcctcctttttttttctccaataatgAGTTAGGTTTCACTTTCCAAACCATGAGTGGTTTCTTGAAAGTCAGAGCTTTATTGCATATGGAAATGGCTTTTTAAATGGAACTTTGAATTTTTATCCTTCATCTCCCATAGATACCAAGTTAATTTTTAAGTCTGAGTACAGTTTAAGCATAAGTATGTCGTACTGCTGTGTCTTGCATCCATCTTAATGTATAGCAGTAAGGCTCGCATAGGCATGTTTTACACTGTTTATTCTTTAGGACTCAGAGGTATTATTACACACTGCTATTTGCACCTGCAGTTGCTATGTCAggaagttcattttattttatagatggaTAAAATGATAAGTGGAGAGCATCCTTCAACTGGGCTATAAAAAAGTTGTCATAGGGACTTGAACTATGATGCATTTTCTCAGTAGCTACGTTGTGACTTTTCAGAGGctgttttaaaatatcttcagAGATGGCAGTTGCTCGTTTCTTGTATGTGATGACTGAGAGGTGATGTAGCTGGGCGCTGCTCTTCAGTAAGTTCTGTAGAGCAGTAGGGCTGCTTGCCGTAGAGAAAAGTCAAGATACAGAACTCGACATTTTCAAAGATTCCATTAACGCTTTGTGGCCACACATACATTACATTACAACAAGTACGTGGTCTTCATCAAAACTGTTTTCAGAGAAAACACTGCCCATTTAGAATGTGATTTCTAGTGTgtcaaaataaattttgtttgaaGAGTTAGTCCTGGGATGAAAACTATATAAAATTGACATCTAGAATGGTATGAGAAAAGTGTTCATTGCTataaaaggattctttttttttttaagcaaaagagGGATTTTATTGGCCTAATCACTAGGAAGCCCAAGTGGAGTTGAGGCATGGCTGGATCCAGAAGACAAATAAGGACAGTTGCttactctcattctctctctgtgcctctctgtctcctctctttaTGTTCCATCTCTCTTTGAGCTTTGACCTTGTGTCCCACTACTGCAGCAAGTGCAATTACAAAACTTAAGTCACTTCTCTTTTTGAGCCTTAATTTtcatcatctgtgaaatggagaagCTATTCAATCTGATGTCCTCTGGACTTCCCTGAAAGTACTAAAGGGCTGAAGGGTAATCTAAGACAActtcccattttccttcctccttcatttcttccttctttccttctttctctctcttttcttataAAGGGATTCTTTATTGCATAACCAGAAATATGTATACTTTTTGAgtatataaatttaaaaggaGTTATAAGTAGATACAGACTCTGGGAGAACAGCTCAAAACATGGAAGATATGggtttagaggctgggaatatggcctagtagcaagagtgcttgccttgcatgcatgaagccctgggttcaattcctcatcaccacatgagcagaaagagccagaagtggcgctgtggctcaagaggtagaatgctaaccttgagcacagagaggctcagggacagtgctcaggccctgagttcaagtcctaggacttgaagagagagagaaagagaaagagaggtgagTTTATTTAATACAGAGCTTAATTCTAGGAGACTGTCCAAtgtagagcaaaagaaaaaaaaaccatcagcTTTTGAAAGCGCATAGTGTTAAATTAGCATGATTTCCTTTGGATGATAAATAGGGTGGAATCCCATTTCTTAGCGCTTGGTAGTCCAAGGCTGATTGTTATTGTAGATGGCATTAGTAGAAAGCATGTGAATCATGGAACATTTGTTATAGTTGGCTGTCGTCCTTGGACTATGGTCTTTGCAAGCCAGTGGCAATAGGCAATCTAAGATGAAAAGTCGTAGGCCTTACctgtggcaccgtggctcaaattgTTAATGTTTGGAACCTAGGAAAACAAAAGGGAAGTCCTTCATGGTCAGGCAGGCTACAACAAGGTGGGGAGAGGGCAAGGAATAGCAGAGATTCTATCCTAGGATCAGGCTAGTTAAGCCTGGTGTGCAGGGGTCTGAAAACCTAGTGTCGGAGGCCAGGAGTGAAGCCCACACCTGCAAATCCCGGGCATGTAAAAGCCGCCTTCTCAGGTGCGGTTTTGTCATCAATGACTGGCTGCCAGAGGAAAGTGGAAGTTGCTGGCGTGCTAAATCTTAGGTTAATCTGTTCCAGGAACTGGCAGAACAGGGCTGAGCTGTCACTTGAGTAGTTAGTGGGCACAGAATGGGAagctggaagaaaaggaaatgagatagTCTGACAGAACCCACAAAGATTGTGCTTCTGCTGAGGCCATCATTTGAGATGATGAGGAAACGGAGAGGTCTGCTCATAGTTGGTTACGCAGAACAAAACCTAGACCAAGAATAAAGATGccaaaatatttcagaaacaaCTCCAGCATTGTGAGTGGAAAGTATTCTGAA is a window encoding:
- the LOC125345468 gene encoding C-X-C motif chemokine 10-like, with the translated sequence MSQTGILTFCLIILTLNGIQGIPHLRTVRCHCIDVSTRSVHPKTLEKVEIIPQSLSCPHVEIIATMKNGKKQCLNPESKATKKLLKAVSKERSKRSP